ATCAATTGGCGGGGATAGTCGTGAGAAATCTTGTTCCTTTCTCATCACACCTCATGTTTTGGGTACTgtactcttaaaaaaaaaaaaaaacagatcaaTGAACCTGAGCGATGTATCATACTGGAACACAAGTTGCGTTCATCTCAGGGAAGATGATTCCGTTCTCTCacgttgacattttttgccaAACCAGGGCTAAGAGCCCGTTTACATAGGGGGACAAATAAGGAGAatacttgacttttttttttttttttttgactaaaAGGAAAAGTCGACGCACACCAAATCTGAACGTGTACAGCTAGCTCGTGCGACGAACGGTCAAATTgtgtgctttattttgaaagtgtgtttttttggggggtactTTATGATCGTTGGTGACATCATTGTGAAGTTATGAGTCCCTAACCCTCGTCCACTTAAACGGAATATCGGTAAAAGCTCTTAGCGGTGTATGCAGAATTTCACACCAAATAACCTTCATCAATTCATATAGCGGTTTGGCGCATGACGTGGCCAAACATAAATACATCCTCACATTGACAATTTAGCAAAACAATATATCAACATTATTACCAGAAGCAACACTGTTAGCTAATGCTAACCTTTGCTAACACTACGTTTTGGCCTAGCCTAGCCGATCATGTCACCGATTGAGGAACTCTGCGGGGTATAAAATGCAGAAGGCTCGTTCATAGGCTCATTTTCAGAAATAGACCACTTAACATTCACTTGGTTTAACCCAAATTGGGTaaaatagaaagaaatatataaatgttCACGTAATACGCGAGTTAAGTACTTGACCTTCCAGTTAGCCAATCCAGAGCaagctaaacaaaacaaattgtttactACAGTGTTTACTTCTGCGATGCTGCTTCCCTCATTTTGTCACACGTAGCATAAATAGCCCACCCAAAAATGTTATACATAGCTACAGAGGACAGTTTGTTGTTTGGTGACTTCTCGGTGCTATAAAAGAGAAGGTAGCAGGATGCGGTATTAGTAAGCTAGCCATTTCCCGCGCTCACACCCTTACGGGCACTAGAGCAGGTGCTGCCACCCTGTGACGGGAGCCATTCTTGCCATTTTCAAGACCAcagtatttgaaaatattgccAAACGTTTGCATAGCTAGAAATCAAGTGTGTGGATAATAGGAAACATAGCTATGATAAGGGCAAAAACAATAAGGATGAAAATGATCTTTGGCAggatctttttattttatttatttcttgaaTTGTGTTCAAATTGCCTTTTTGTTCAAGCACTCCCATTTCAGTGTCCTCCATTTATGTGACACCTtctgtttttatctttttattttgaaattgagcactttttttttttgatattttttaactgtcaatcatttgtgtgcattgtcatCATCCCTTCTCCTCTTGCTCCtaccagaataaaaatgtgtttgccaGCTTCTCAAGAGATGGTGCATGTAAATAAAGCTTCCAGAGCCACTCTAACAAAtctcttttgtgtttgtgtgcgtgtgtgtaaaatTCAATTCCCCTCAGAGGAATTGCATGGTTGCAGGTGGGCCAGGGGGGGGGCGGTTTCTATTGGCGGGTTGGTTCTGAGCTCGCAGCCAATTGCGGCTCTGTATCTGAGAGGACCGCAGCTGAGCTTGAGCCTGAGCTGTGCATATTTTTACATGTTAAGATTAAATGTAGCTTAGTTTGCCGTTGTTAGGGTCGTGAGAAAGTAGCGTTGGGAGGACGGGGGAAGAGATATTTGCGTACTTTAAATGTCATATTATAATCAAAGACcattatttgaaattttattataattgCCTCTGATCACTTACTTTTAATGTCGTATTTAACAAATGAATAGTCAGtcatattcattcattaataatGTTATTATAATTAAATGTTATGTAAAGTTTAATTGGAAAGTCCCACTGCAAATGAggaacatgaaatgaaatattagttaaaaacaaaaacatggtattGCTCTCTGAATGAACTTTATTTAAACGTCTGTCAACctgtctgattttttttttgtctttcccttTCCTGATAAATGTAACAGAATGTCACGAGTGCTGTTTACCGGATCTAAGCTGAGCTCAGGTGTGGCCAGGCGGCGGTCCGGCGGTGGAGTAGACGTTTCCAGCCTGGATCTGGAAGGTGTGTCCGTGGATGTGGTGGCCGGAGATGTGCTCGCCGGTCTGGCTGATGGAGATGGGCTGGTTGACGTGGAGGCCCTGGATGTGCGGTTGTGCCACCTGCTGGGCGGGCCTGGGTGCCACGTGCAGGTGGTCAGCGGCCTCCTTGCTCAGGGTGATGACGTACATGGACTCGGCCCACGACGCGGCCGGAGGGTCCAGCGTGCCGAGCATCTGGATCTGGGGCGCGGCCGTGCTGATCTCCTGCCCCAGGCTGATGTTGTCCCCCGTCACCAGGAGCTGGATCTCCTGCTCCGAGCCTACCGACAGCTGATAGTTCTGGACCTGCGGGAGTTAATTCTATGAACATACCATCTTACGTTTGTTAGCTAAGTATCTTGACTCTACCCACCTCTGCCTGCAGGGCGGCGCCACCTTCTTCCTGGGGCTCAGGTTCCGACACCCTCTCCTTGTTGTGAGTGTTGATGTGGGTCTTCAGGTTGTCGAGGCGGGAGAAGGAGAGACCGCACACGGAGCAGTTGAAGGGCTTCTTGCCCGAGTGGGAGGCCACGTGGCGGCGCCGGGCGCTGCTGTCCGCAAAGGACTTGTCGCAAATGCTACAGCTATACGGCTTCTCGCCTCTGGTGGATGACAAAAGACATAGATCGAAAAATGGAATGGATTCATTCCTGTCTATGGAAAAGCGCAAACAAGTCGAGGAGTTAGCGTGCAGCGGTCATGGTCACCGGTGTATCCGGATGTGCGTCTGCAAAGTGCTCTTGACGGAAAAACACTTGCCGCAGATCTCACATGTGAATGGCCTCTCACCTGCCACGACAACGTCACAACACAATGAACGGAAATGCCAATAATTCATTCAGGCCCCAAAAAAGTTACACGTTTTTGGTTTGGTTGGGATTTTTACCGGTGTGAGTCCGCAGGTGCTTTTTCAACTGGGCCGTATCCAGAAACTTATGCTGACACTGAGCACACTCTGGAAGCGATTTGCCTACAATTCAGAAGAAAATACATAATTGAGTCTTCATGTGGACACATTATTTCAAGACTTTTGCACAAGGGCAGGGTGATATGACCTTCAAATAAAATCGGATTGATTAAAACCAAATATTTGAACCAACTTGAAGTAAGTGATCAAATCAAAATTCCACTTCCATCTGACCTGTGTGGACCCTGTAATGACTTTTGAGCTGCCTCTTCTGAGTGAAGCTCTTTCCACATTGGTCACAACAGAACGACTTGTTTTCTGTGGGACACAACGGTTATATCATTCGGTACACGCACACCGACGAAggaagatttttcttttttaccctGGTGGAGGTTCATGTGCTCATGCAGGCTGTTCTTAGTGGCGAGGACTTTGGAGCACACGCTGCACACAAACGGCGTCTCTCCGGTGTGCTTGCGTTGGTGCACCAACAGTGTGTGCTTCTGCGTGAACGCCGCGCCGCACACCTGGCAACAGAATGGCTTCTCACCTGTGGGGGCAGCAATGACATCACTTCCTGTATGGTGCTAGTACAGGAAACGTCATATTAATATGAAGGAGGAGGTCacctgtgtgcgtgcgttggTGGATCTTCAGGAAGATATGGTTTTTGAACCACTTGCCACAGTCCTGGCATCTGGCCTCCGTCTTGCTCTTCCTGCCCCTCTTTGCCGGCTCTCCACCGGCTGACACGTCTCCGCCCACTTTATAGGAATTGTACTTCACGGGTGGCGTGATCTTGCGTCTTCCTGCTCGACTGGGCCGCTCCCCTCCTTCTCTGTCGTCAGCTACTTCTTGTCGCTCTTCGGCGTGGTTGTCACGCACGGGACTCttctttctttgctttctGATGAGGAGGCTCTTCTTGGCCCGCCCTTCCTTGCGTCGCCGTGTAGTCTGCAGCGCGTCAATAAGTTCTCCCACCTTCAGCAACCGAGCGGCGGCCAGAAGTTGCTCGCCAGCACTCTCCTCAAAACACACCCGGGCGCTGTAGATGAATTCCAGCACCAAGTCACACGTGGTGGCCGTTACACCGTCGAGCCGGTAGATGTCAACATTGTTGGTGGTGAATATCTGCAAGAAGTAGTCGCTGCTCGCTGCCAGAAGCACCTTGTGCGCTTGGAAACGCTCGCCCTCTGCAAGCAGGGTGACGTCGCACAAGATGTCTCGTTTCCTGAGGTGCGCCAATTTGCTCAAGATGCTCGTCTTGTGGAAGGAAGATGAGGCTGTCTGTGTCATCTTCAATTAACAGCTGAGAAATAGAATAATTAAACATAGAAACAATAAGAGGGGGCATGCATTCATTGACCTTTATCTTTAAAACAATCATTGAAATTGGTCCTGTAGAACTAAGCAATTCATCGAAGTTGAATCTATATTCCTCACGTTCATTCGCATTGTAATGGAAAGAAATCAATTCAAGTACCAAAGCACGGAATGTTGATTTCCAAGTTCATACAATATCAAAACACTCCGAATAATACAtactcacacacaaatactgTGATAATACATACAGACGAGTAATATAGCAATAAAGTCACAATCTTTCtaatctataaaaaaaaaaaacgagttagATAAATGAAGTTCAACGGCGtactttttcatttaaatgaatgtgttATGAAAGCACGGCTCCACACTGCCCCCGAGTGGCCAAGGGGCAGACTGCATTATACTTTCGttcttatatttattttctggttATTTTGGTAACTAAATAAATCCTGAATTCAAACTCATTGAATAAACGTGTATTTTAATTGTGATTTgaaatcacaaaaataatcatgattattttttccgTAACAAAACTTGTACATATATTTAAGGGGTGTTTAAAAAAGGTAAGCAGTAGAAAAACGACTATTTGGTGAGGATTTGACACGAACAAATTTCGATTAGAACaagaaaaactaaaataaaaagaaaactcttCATCGGACAAGCATGAGCACACTCTACCCTCGAGGTGTTTGAAGCTCAAAAGGCCAACTTGTCAAGTTAGAGAAAAAGCTTTAGTACCTCGAACAAAACGCCCGCTTGCTCTCAGAACTAAAACACGGTtcctaaaaaacaacaacctacGTATAACCGTAAAACGACCAGAGGTTGGCCGCTAGGTATTCGTTTGAGACAGTCGGTCGAGTTCTTGGGTGGATAGTTAGCTGTTAGGACCTTACCGTTTTCTTGCTAACCGGAAGTAGTCTGTTTGTT
Above is a genomic segment from Syngnathus acus chromosome 22, fSynAcu1.2, whole genome shotgun sequence containing:
- the zbtb24 gene encoding zinc finger and BTB domain-containing protein 24 — translated: MTQTASSSFHKTSILSKLAHLRKRDILCDVTLLAEGERFQAHKVLLAASSDYFLQIFTTNNVDIYRLDGVTATTCDLVLEFIYSARVCFEESAGEQLLAAARLLKVGELIDALQTTRRRKEGRAKKSLLIRKQRKKSPVRDNHAEERQEVADDREGGERPSRAGRRKITPPVKYNSYKVGGDVSAGGEPAKRGRKSKTEARCQDCGKWFKNHIFLKIHQRTHTGEKPFCCQVCGAAFTQKHTLLVHQRKHTGETPFVCSVCSKVLATKNSLHEHMNLHQENKSFCCDQCGKSFTQKRQLKSHYRVHTGKSLPECAQCQHKFLDTAQLKKHLRTHTGERPFTCEICGKCFSVKSTLQTHIRIHRGEKPYSCSICDKSFADSSARRRHVASHSGKKPFNCSVCGLSFSRLDNLKTHINTHNKERVSEPEPQEEGGAALQAEVQNYQLSVGSEQEIQLLVTGDNISLGQEISTAAPQIQMLGTLDPPAASWAESMYVITLSKEAADHLHVAPRPAQQVAQPHIQGLHVNQPISISQTGEHISGHHIHGHTFQIQAGNVYSTAGPPPGHT